A region from the Aegilops tauschii subsp. strangulata cultivar AL8/78 chromosome 5, Aet v6.0, whole genome shotgun sequence genome encodes:
- the LOC141022529 gene encoding uncharacterized protein, with protein sequence MHESARKDMERAFGVLQSRWGIVRNPALTWSTQKLWEVMTSWVIMHNMIMEDERGDSIYDQGFDFEGENVEPQQPPPATFEHFVHFHREMCGLHTHAQFQDDLVEHMWIHIGNQ encoded by the coding sequence ATGCATGAGAGTGCTAGGAAGGATATGGAGCGTGCTTTCGGTGTTCTTCAGTCTCGATGGGGTATCGTTCGAAATCCTGCATTGACATGGAGCACTCAGAAGCTCTGGGAGGTGATGACTTCTTgggtgatcatgcacaacatgattaTGGAGGATGAGCGTGGTGATAGCATCTACGACCAAGGGTTTGATTTCGAGGGTGAAAATGTTGAGCCTCAGCAGCCACCTCCTGCAACCTTTGAACATTTTGTCCATTTTCATCGTGAAATGTGTGGTTTGCATACTCATGCCCAGTTCCAGGATGACTTGGTTGAGCACATGTGGATTCACATTGGCAACCAGTAG